Sequence from the Nocardiopsis sp. YSL2 genome:
GGACACCGGGCACCGGTCGACGGGATTGAGATGGCGGCCGGGGCGGCCGGGTTCACGAACTCCCGCCACCAGATCGGTCACACCTGTGTCGCGCGCCCACAGCGGGGCAGACGACCCATACACGCCACCAGCCTGCCAGACTTGGACGCATGCGGATAGTCGTACCGGCCGGCGGTATCGGCGGCGCACGTTTCCTCCGCGGCCTCAAAGCCGCGCTGGGGACGGACGCTCCTGCCACCGAAGACCACACCACAGGCAGCAGCATCACCGTCATCGGCAACACGGGTGACGACATCACCCTGTTCGGACTGAGGATCTGTCCGGATCTGGACACTGTGATGTACACCCTCGGCGGCGGCATCAACGAGGAACAGGGGTGGGGCCGCACCGACGAGTCCTTCACCGTCAAGGAGGAGCTCGCGGCCTACGGGATGCAGCCCACCTGGTTCGGGCTCGGCGACCGGGACACCGCCACCCACATCGTGCGGGCGCAGATGCTCGCGGCCGGATACCCGCTCTCCGCGGTGACCGAGGCCCTGTGCGACCGCTGGCGGCCCGGGGTGCGCCTCCTGCCCATGACCGACGACCAGGTCGAGACGCACGTGGTCGTCGACGACGGCCAGGGACGCCGCGCCATCCACTTCCAGGAGTGGTGGATCCGACACCGCGCCGCCCTGCCCGCGGAGCAGATCGTCAGCGTGGGCGCCGAGTCGGCCAAGCCCGCACCCGGGGTCCTCGACGCGATCGCCGAGGCGGACGCGGTCATCCTGCCGCCGTCCAACCCGGTCGTCAGCGTCGGCTCCGTCCTCAACGTCCCCGGTCTGCGCGAGGCCATGGCCGGCAAGACCGTCGTGGGCGTCTCCCCGATCATCGGCGGGGCCCCGGTGCGCGGTATGGCCGACGCCTGCCTGAGCGCGATCGGCGTGGAGACCTCCGCGGGCGCGGTCGCCGAGCACCTGGGCTCGGACCTGCTCGACGGCTGGCTGGTCGACGACGCCGACGAGGGCACGGCCGTCGAGGGGATCGAGGTCCGCTCGCGCCCGCTGTACATGACCGGCCCCGAGGAGACCGAGGCCATCGCCAGGGCCGCCGTCGACCTGGCCGTCGAGCTCGCGGGGAAGGACCGGTGAGCGCCCGCGTCAGCGTCCGCGGGCTGGACGGCATCCCCGAGGTCCGGGAGGGCGACGACCTGGTCGGCCTGGTCGCCGACGCCGTGGCGGCCTCCGGCGCCCCGCTGGCCGACGGCGACGTGCTCGTGGTCACCTCCAAGATCGTCAGCAAGGCCGAGGGGCGTTCCCGCCTGATGGACCGCGAGGAGGCCATCGACGCCGAGACCGTGCGCGTGGTCGCCCGCGCGGGCCGGACCCGGATCGTGCAGACCCGTCAGGGCCTGGTGATGGCCGCGGCCGGCGTGGACGCCTCCAACGTCGAGCCGGGCACGGTGCTGCTGCTGCCGGAGGACTCCGACGCCTCCGCCCGCGCGCTGCGCGCGGGGCTGCGCGAGCGCCTGGGCGTGCGCGTCGGG
This genomic interval carries:
- the cofD gene encoding 2-phospho-L-lactate transferase, with protein sequence MRIVVPAGGIGGARFLRGLKAALGTDAPATEDHTTGSSITVIGNTGDDITLFGLRICPDLDTVMYTLGGGINEEQGWGRTDESFTVKEELAAYGMQPTWFGLGDRDTATHIVRAQMLAAGYPLSAVTEALCDRWRPGVRLLPMTDDQVETHVVVDDGQGRRAIHFQEWWIRHRAALPAEQIVSVGAESAKPAPGVLDAIAEADAVILPPSNPVVSVGSVLNVPGLREAMAGKTVVGVSPIIGGAPVRGMADACLSAIGVETSAGAVAEHLGSDLLDGWLVDDADEGTAVEGIEVRSRPLYMTGPEETEAIARAAVDLAVELAGKDR